The Aquila chrysaetos chrysaetos chromosome 16, bAquChr1.4, whole genome shotgun sequence genome has a segment encoding these proteins:
- the FGR gene encoding LOW QUALITY PROTEIN: tyrosine-protein kinase Fgr (The sequence of the model RefSeq protein was modified relative to this genomic sequence to represent the inferred CDS: deleted 2 bases in 2 codons), with the protein MGCVYCKEKGSGKGQVGGEVSPPPTPTSQYDPDPTQSGTIFTRIPDFNNFHGTAVPSAPSFTGPGVFTSNTLQMRSGGITGGGVTLFIALYDYEARTEDDLTFQKGEKFHIINNTEGDWWEARSLSSGTTGYIPSNYVAPVDSIQAEEWYFGKIGRKDAERQLLCHGNCRGTFLIRGERDHKRYGDRDGDTGGGGSWKHYKIRKLDNGGYYITTRAQFDTVQQLVQHYIERAAGLCCRLAVPCHKGTPKLADLSVKTKDVWEIPRESLQLLKKLGNGQFGEVWMEYNDGLCHLLTRACPAMKPQTLGLAKDAWEIARESISLDKKLGMGCFGDVWMGTWNGTTKVAVKTLKPGTMSPEAFLEEAQIMKRLRHDKLVQLYAVVSEEPIYIVTEFMSQGSLLDFLKDGDGRYLKLPQLVDMAAQIAAGMAYIERMNYIHRDLRAANILVGDNLVCKIADFGLARLIEDNEYTARQGAKFPIKWTAPEAALFGKFTIKSDVWSFGILLTELVTKGRVPYPGMNNREVLEQVERGYRMQCPGNCPPSLHEVMVQCWKREPEERPTFEYLQSFLEDYFTATEPQYQPGDNQ; encoded by the exons ATGGGGTGTGTGTACTGCAAAGAGAAGGGATCTGGCAAAGGGCAGGTGGGGGGTGAggtgagccccccccccact cccacctCCCAGTACGACCCCGACCCCACGCAGTCGGGCACCATCTTCACCCGCATCCCCGACTTCAACAACTTCCACGGCACGGCGGTGCCCTCGGCTCCATCCTTCACGGGGCCGGGGGTCTTCACCTCCAACACGCTGCAAATGAGGAGCGGGGGCATCACAG GCGGTGGCGTGACACTCTTCATCGCCCTGTATGACTATGAGGCCAGGACGGAGGATGACCTGACCTtccagaaaggggaaaaattccACATCATCAACAACAC GGAGGGTGACTGGTGGGAGGCCAGGTCGCTGAGCTCGGGCACCACGGGTTACATCCCCAGCAACTACGTGGCCCCCGTGGACTCTATCCAGGCAGAAGA GTGGTACTTTGGTAAGATCGGGCGCAAGGATGCGGAGCGGCAGCTCCTGTGCCACGGCAACTGCAGGGGCACCTTCCTCATCCGGGGAGAGCGAGACCACAAAAGGTacggggacagggacggggacacggggggggggggct CGTGGAAGCACTATAAGATTCGGAAACTGGACAACGGGGGCTACTACATCACCACCCGCGCCCAGTTCGACACCGTCCAGCAGCTGGTCCAGCACTATATAG AGCGGGCGGCTGGGCTGTGCTGCCGCCTGGCCGTGCCGTGCCATAAAGGAACGCCCAAGCTGGCCGACCTCTCGGTCAAAACCAAAGATGTGTGGGAGATCCCCCGCGAGTCCCTCCAGCTCCTCAAGAAGCTGGGCAACGGGCAGTTCGGGGAAGTGTGGATGG aATATAACGACGGGTTGTGCCATCTGCTAACCCGCGCGTGCCCCGCTATGAAGCCCCAGACCCTGGGATTAGCTAAGGACGCCTGGGAGATAGCGCGGGAATCCATCAGCCTCGACAAGAAACTCGGCATGGGATGTTTCGGAGACGTGTGGATGG GCACGTGGAACGGCACGACGAAG GTGGCGGTGAAGACGCTGAAGCCGGGCACCATGTCACCGGAGGCCTTCCTGGAGGAGGCTCAGATCATGAAGCGGCTGCGGCACGACAAGCTGGTGCAGCTCTACGCCGTCGTGTCGGAGGAGCCCATCTACATCGTCACGGAGTTCATGAGCCAGG gcagcttgCTGGATTTCCTAAAGGATGGGGACGGCCGCTACCTGAAGCTGCCCCAGCTGGTGGACATGGCTGCCCAG aTCGCGGCGGGCATGGCCTACATTGAGCGGATGAACTATATCCACCGGGACCTCCGCGCTGCCAACATCCTGGTGGGAGACAACCTGGTGTGCAAGATCGCTGACTTCGGCCTCGCTCGCCTCATCGAGGACAACGAGTACACGGCACGCCAGG GTGCCAAGTTCCCCATCAAGTGGACAGCCCCAGAGGCCGCGCTTTTTGGGAAGTTCACCATCAAGTCGGACGTCTGGTCCTTTGGCATCCTCCTGACCGAGCTGGTGACCAAAGGCCGGGTGCCCTACCCAG GGATGAACAACCGGGAGGTGCTGGAGCAAGTAGAGCGGGGGTACCGCATGCAGTGCCCGGGCAACTGCCCCCCATCCCTGCACGAAGTGATGGTGCAGTGCTGGAAGCGGGAGCCTGAGGAGCGTCCCACCTTCGAGTACCTCCAGTCCTTCCTCGAGGACTACTTCACCGCCACCGAGCCCCAGTACCAACCGGGGGACAACCAGTGA